The DNA window AGACTGACCGACCATTTTCGCGGCATAGGGCGCCGTGACTTCGGGTACGGTAAAGCCAATGGCATTGAACTTGCGCATAATGTCCACACCAATACCGGACTCCATATCGAACAGTCCGCGACCGACAATGGGCTTGTTGCGGGGGATCGTCTGATTGGTCAGGTTAGCCAGCAGGATCGAGGTTTCCATCAATTTATTGAGGTTGAGGCCGGTGTCTACACCCGCCAGTACCTCCAGCATCATGGCGACCTCTTCGGTGGCGGCGTTGCCGGTGCGCTCACCGAGCCCATTGATTGAGGTATGGACGGTGTCGGCGCCGGCGGCGACGGCTTCCACCACCCCGCCAATGGCCAGGCCAAATTCATTGTGGTTGTGATATTCAATGGACGCTGTGGGGAGCCACTCCTTGAACTGCTTTACCAGGTAGCCAGCCGACCGGGGCAGGGCGCAACCGAGGGTGTCTACCAGGATGATTGAGGCGGGCTCGCAGCTTTCGAAAATCTGCTTGTAAACGTCCTCGAGAAAATCCGGGTCGTCACAGCGGGTCATGTCCCAGCCCATGAAGGAAGTCTTCAGGCCCTTTTCCTGGGCGTAGCTGATCACGTCGATGCAGTTGTCGATGACCTGTTGTTTCTCCAGACCATAGGCTTGCTGAATCATGTAAGGGTTAACGATGTGCTCGACGATGACGGTCTTAACACCGCACTGCTCGGCCAGATCCACATCGAGGCGGTGAGTACGGCAAAAGCCGACAACTTCCGAGTCCAGCTGCATATCCACCATTTTGCGGATGCCCTGGCGAACCTCTTCGGAGATGATCGGCATGCCCGCTTCGATGCGGGCAACCCCCAGCTCATTGAGGGCTTCGGCGATGCGCAGCCGGTCAGACAGGCTAAAGGCGAGATTGGAGGTTTGTTCCCCGTCGCGCAGTGTCACGTCGTGAATGTTGACCTTGCGCCCTGCCATGCCCTGATTGTTCTCGGGCAGGAAGTTCAGCGGCGAGCCCCAGAATTTGCCCTCTTTGAAATGGGCCTGCTTTTTTAATCGCTCGATATCATACATAACGTTCAGCCTTATTTATGAGGGGTTACACAACGGGCAGGGCGTTGGGGTCAGCCGCTTCTTCTGCGGCGGCGAGCATGTCGGCTTCGCTCATGCCTTCTTCAAAGCAGGACAGCAGCACGTTGGGTTCGAAGGGTTTGCCAATGGGGTTACTGAAGTAGGCTTCGGAAGAGAAATACGCCTTGCATGCCTCGGGAGTGCGAAAGTTGTCGTATTGAAACTCCAGTTCATTACCGTCGGGATCGGCGTAGTAAAAGGAGGTGGTAATGCCGTGGTTGATACACCAGCGCGGCAGAATACCCTCACCTTTTAGTCGGGCGTAGGTTTGTACCAGGTCGTTCATTGAGGCATATGAATAGGCAGTGTGGGCAATGCCGGGTGCCATTGGGTTCTTGTCTTCCGGGCATTGCGGAGGCAGGTTCAAAAAGGCAAAGCGGTGGTGTTCATCGTCGTAGGTGACAAAGGTCAACTTGTCGCTTTCAAAGACGGGCTCGGTTTGGAATACCGTGGCGTACCAGTTGATCATCTCCTGGTAGCGACGGGTTTGGATGACCAGGTGGGCCATGTAGGCAGGCCGAATGTATTGGGCAGGTGTGCTCATAAAAGCCTCGTCAAATGTCGGGTGTTATTTGGTGTAAATCAGAACCGGGACTGCTTTGCGGTGGGCAATTTTCCAGCCGCTGGCGCCCCGTACGAAGGTGTCATGAAATTCAACAATCCCCATTGGGCCAGCCACCTGGGCGATGGGCGCGCCCTCCGCTTTTTCGGCTTGGTAAAGGGTTACCTGGGTAACGGCGCGGGCCGTGCCGGTAGAGGTCTCCAGAAAATGGGGTCGATGGCATAGGTGGCGGGTGACATGATTGGGGGAACGCCCCGACCAGAAGGATCGCATTTCTCCGTGGCCAGAGAGCGCGCCATCGGGGCGCTCAAACACGGCGTCATTCGCGAATTGATCGATGGCCAAGTCGAATTCGTGGTGATCAATGTGGTAGGCGAAATTAAAGATTAGCGCCTCACAGGCCGCTCGCGTATCGGCAGTGCTGTCAGCCATATCATTGCTCCAGACAGGGCAGCGCACCCTGGCGGCGGCCGCGATTCATTATTGGTATTCGAGGAGTATTGCCAGCGGGCTGAGCGGGAGCAATAAAATATTGTGATCGGCGCCATGCCTTTTTTTGAACTGGCGACCGGCTGAGGCTGGGGGGCTGCTGAGGTTCAAGAATGGGTTGATTGGCAAGAGTTTCTATAACGGCTATCGGTCAGATTTGTCGTGCAGTGAACAGCAGTTGTGCAAGATATCGCTCCAATAATAATTTACTTGGCAGCTGATCACGATGAACCAAGCCGCACTCGATATTGCAGAAACCCTTCAGGACGTCAGGCAGGACTGGCTTGAATCCATTCACTATATTCTCGACGCCTACGGCGAAGAGGGGGTTCGGGAGGTGCTGCGCAGTGTGCAGAATCACGTCTTGTCCCTCGGGGTTCCCCTCAACGAGGCGACCCTAAATACACCCTACATCAACTCTATTCCCCTGGCTCGGCAGCCCATGTATCCCGGGGACATCGAACTGGAGAAGCGAATTGAAAATATCATTCGCTGGAATGCCATGGCGATGGTGTTGCAGGCTCAGGATCAGCAGTCCGGAGTGGGCGGGCATATCGCCACCTATACCTCGGCAGCGACCATGCTGGAGGTGGGCTTTAATCATTTCTTTCGCTGTCGCTCAGAGGAATACGGCGGCGATCTGGTGCTGGTCCAGCCCCATGCGGCGCCCGGTGTTTATGCCCGGGCCTTTCTGGAGGGGCGCCTGAGCGAACAACAGCTGGCCAATTTTCGCCGGGAGCTGCAGCCCGGGGGCGGCTTGTGCTCGTATCCCCATCCGCGTTCGATGCCGGAATTCTGGCAGATGCCCAATGCCTCAATGGGCTTGTCCACTCCGTCGGCCATCTATCAGGCGCGCTTTGCCAAGTACCTTGAGGCCCGGGGCCTGAAGCCGGCTAACGGCGGCAAAATCTGGTGTTTTATTGGCGATGGTGAGGCCGATGAGCCCGAGGTGATGGGCACCATCAATATCGCCGCCCGAGAAAATCTGGATAACTTAGTGCTGGTGGTCAACTGTAATCTGCAGCGCCTCGACGGCCCCGTTCGCGGCAATGGCAAGATCATTCAGGAACTGGAGCGCAGCTTCCGCGGTGCCGATTGGCAGGTAATCAAAGTGATCTGGGGGAGCGGCTGGGACGGCTTACTGGCCAGTGACCGCAAGGGCGTATTGCGCCGCCGAATGGAAGAGTGCGTAGACGGTGATTACCAGTACTTTTCCATTTTGCCCGGCAATGTTCAGCGCGAGCATTGGGTAGAGAACAACCCCGAGCTCAAGGCAATGATGAATACCCTGACTGACGACGAGATTCGCGATATCAAGCGAGGTGGTCAAGACCCGAAGAAAGTCTATGCCGCCTTTGACCGCGCGGGTAAATCCTCAGGCAAACCCACGGTGATTCTGGTCAAAACCGTGAAAGGTGACGGCATGGGCAAGGCGGCCCAGGGCCGCAATACCGCGCACCAGAAGAAGAACCTCGACGAGAGCGAACGACTGGAGTGCGCTCGAAATTACGGTATCCCGCTTCCTGAAGAGGACGCTAGGAAGGCGGCGTTTTATCTGCCGCCAGAGGACAGCCCCGAGCGGGAGTACCTGATGCGCCGACGGCAGGAGTTGGGTGGCCATCTGCCTGCCCGGGTAGTGGATTGCCCTGCCATCGAGGCGCCGAGCCGAGAGGAGTTTGCCGAGTTTGATGCGGGTAGCAAGGGGCGTGAGGTGTCTACCACCATGGTGGTGGTGCGCATTCTGTCGCGGCTGCTCAAGAGCAAATCCCTGGGTAAGTTCATTGTGCCCATTGTGCCGGATGAGGCCCGTACCTTTGGCATGGACGGCCTGTTCGGCCAGGCCGGTATCTATTCGCCCCAAGGGCAAAATTACACCCCGGTAGATAGCGACAGCCTGATGGTCTATCGGGAGGCAAAAGATGGCCAGATTCTGCAGGAAGGGATCTGCGAGACCGGTGCCATCGCCTCGTTTATGGCCGCCGGTACCGCCTACGCCGTGCACGGTGTGCCGATGATTCCCTTTTATATTTTCTACTCCATGTTTGGCTTTCAGCGGGTTGGCGACATGATCTGGGCCTGCGGCGACATGATGTGCCGGGGCTTTCTGCTCGGCGGCACCGCCGGTCGCACCACCCTCAACGGTGAGGGCCTGCAACATCAGGATGGCCACTCGCCCTTGTTGGCAGCCACCGTACCCAACATGAAGGCCTACGATCCTGCCTTTGGTTTTGAGTTGGCAGTGATTATTCGTGACGGCATTGACCGCATGTATCGTCAGGGTCAGAACCTGCTCTACTACCTGACGGTGTATAACGAGAATTATCCGATGCCGGCCATGCCCGATGCTGAAAATATCGAAGAGGGCATTCTGCGCGGCGCCTATTGCTACCGCCGTGGCAGTGGCGACGGCGCCCGGATTAACCTGCTGAGCAGTGGCGCGATTATGCAGCAGGCCCTGGCGGCGGCAGAGCACCTGGAGGGCTTGGGCTATGCCGTGGCGATCTACAGCGTGACCAGCTTTATCGAGTTGAGCCGGGAGGCAGAGGATTGCGACCGCTGGAACCGACTGCACCCGGAGGCAGAGCTGCGGCGCTCCTGGCTGGAGCAGCTGCTCGCGAACGAGGAAGGGGTGTTCGTCAGCGCGACTGATTATATGAAGTCCCTGCCCAATATGATCGCCAAGTGGATTCCCGGCCCCTACACCACCCTGGGCACCGATGGCTATGGCGTGAGCGAAGCGCGGCCTGAGCTGCGCCGTTACTTTGAAGTGGCCAGCGCAGACATCAGCTTTGCCGCCCTCAGCGCCCTGTATCGCCAGGGTGATATCGATCTGGTCACCCTTGAGGCTCAGCGAACGGCGCTGGATATCGACACAGATAAATTCAATCCGGTATCGCGGTGAGGGCCTGGTGATGAGTAATGCAACCGAGATTATTTTGCCGGCGCTGGGCGACAGCGACCGTATTACTGGAGAGATTGTCCGTCTGGCAGCCGTAGGGGAAGCCCTCAGCGCTGGCGACATCTTTATGGAAGTCGAAACCGACAAGGTGGTGGTGGAGATTCCGGCGCCCAGCAGCGGTGTGATCGACAGTCTATCGGTCAGCCTTGGCCAGCAGGTTTGCGGCGGCGATGTAGTGGGCTATTTGCGCAGTGAGGGGGATGCCGCGAATGAGGAGACTCCCGCCGCCGACACGGCTGAGTTTGCGGAGCGTATCGAGAATGACGAAGAGGCTCCGGCCCCACAGACACCTGCCTCGGCGAATCCGCCAGCCATGGAGAGTACAGCTCCAGCGGCTGAGCAAGCCGCTGTTGCCGGTATGCAAGAGAGTGAGCCCGCTGGTGAACTGAATGTCTATCCCGCCGGCCCCGCCGCTCGCCAGTTGGCGCGCACGCTGGGTGTGGACCTTGGCGATATCACGGGCACCGGCGCCCGGGGGCGAATCACCAAAGAGGATGTCATCCGGCATACCCGCCAGCGTTTGCGCCAGCCCGAGGCGCAGGGGGTCTCCGCCGCGCCAGCGCTGCCGGATATCTCGCGTTTTGGTGAAGTAGCGTCACGCTCCCTGAGCGGTATTGGCAAGGCAACGGCGCGCAATATGACCATTGCCTGGCAACAGATTCCCCATGCCTGGGTTCAGGAAGAGATTGATATCACCGAGCTGGAAGCTCTGCGCAAGCGCTTTAAGAACGAAAGCAAAGATAATCCGCCGCTGACCGTTACCGCGCTGTTGTGCAAGATTGTAGCGCTGGCCCTGACCCGCTTCCCCGACTTCAACAGTGTGTTGGATGCGCAGGCCCAGCAGGTCTTACAGCGCAAGTACGTCAATATCGGGGTGGCGGTGGATACACCTCGGGGTTTGGTGGTGCCAGGGATTCGCGATGCCGAGAAAAAATCGGCTCTGAGCATTGCCATTGAGTTGAAACAAATCAGCGAGCGGGCAGTGGCTGGAAAGCTCACCGCAGCGGAATTAGAAGGTAATGGTTTCACCATCTCCAATCTCGGCGGCTTGGGTGTGTCGGGCTTGTTTCCAGTAGTCAACTGGCCAGAAGTGGCCATTTTGGGTGTGGCATCGAGCCGCAGCCGCTGTGTGATGGATGACGGGGCGGTGAGCAATCGGCTGATCATGCCGGTGACCCTGGGCTTTGACCATCGGGTGATTAACGGCGCCGATGCGGCGCGCTTTCTGGGGTTTTTGCGCCAGTGCCTGGAAGAGCCGGGCCTGGCGTTGATCGTCGCCTAAAAAATAGCAATAGCCGCCATAGGCTCAGCTGGCTTGTGGGCGGCTGAGTGAGGTGGAACACTCCCTTCATTAAAAAAATAAGTGAAAGACAGCATGACGAACTCAGAAAAAATCGGTCCCGTTTTGATCGCTGGTGGTGGCCCGGTCGGCATGACCCTGGCGCTGGAACTTGCCCGCCATGGTGTGGCAAGCACCCTTGTTGAGCGCAATAGCACCACCACCCGTCATCCCAAAATGGATTTGACCAATGGCCGCAGCATGGAGTTGTTTCGCCGTCTCGGCATTGTCGATGCGGCCCGGGCGGCAGGAGTGCCGGAGGATCAGGATCTCGATATTACCTACGCCACCAGTGCGACTGGCTATCTGTTGCATCGCTTCAACTACGGCCCGCCAGCAGAGTTTCGCACCCGCAGTCGGGAGCTGAACGACGGCACCATGACCCTGGAACCGCCAATGCGGGTGTCCCAGGTGATGCTGGAGCCGGTGCTGAAAGCGGCCATTGATGCCGAGCCCTTGATCGATGTGATGTTTGGCTGGGCCTTTGACAGCTTCAGCCAGGATGCCGACGGGGTCAGCTCGGATATTGTGAATCAGAACAGCGGCGAGCGCCGGACACTGCGCAGCCAGTATCTGGCGGGCTGCGACGGTGGTGGCAGTCGGGTGCGCAAGATCGCGGGTATTGGCCTGGAAGGGGACTTTGGCATTGTGCCGATCTACATGGTCCATTTCCGCTCCGAGGCATTGGATGTGCTGGCAAAATTTGGTGCTGCCTATCACCTGCAGACGGGGGTGGGCACCCTGATCAGCCAGAACGGCCGGGATATCTGGACCTTACACGCGGTGCTGCCGCCGGGCAGCGACCTGGACAACGTCGATGAAGCCGACCTGCTGCGCCGCTTTGCCGGACAGGATTTCGACTTCGAAATTCTGGTGGCCAATCACTGGACGCCCCATCAGGTGGTTGCCGATCGCTACCGGGAAGGGCGCGTGTTCTTGGCCGGGGACGCCGCCCATCAGTTTATCCCCACTGGCGGTTACGGCATGAATACCGGAGTGTGGGATGCCGCCGACCTGGGTTGGAAGCTATCTGCGGTGATCAACGGCTGGGGCGGTGAAGCCCTGCTTGAGAGCGTCGAGGAACGGCGCAAAATTGCGCTGCAAAACCGCGATGCTGCCGCCAGCAATATGGGCGAGCGCTTTGCCATTGAAGGGTTTATTCAGCAGCAGCGTGAGCAATTCGACTTGGAAGCTGCTGACAACCAGTCTGTGCGAGATGCTATCAGCGCTGAAATCCAGCGTATCGGCAATGCTGAAAACGAGAGCTACGGCATTGAGCACGGTTACCGCTATATCGACTCGCCGGTGATTTCCTATGATCAGCCCGACACCCTGGCGCCGGTCTTTGATCGTCTTAGGGTTCAGCCCTCGGCGTATCCCGGTTGTCGTCTGCCCCATTTCTATCTGGGCGATGGTAGCGCCTTGTATGACCGTCTTGGTCGGGAGTTCACCCTGATTACCCTTGGCACCGCCGATGGCAGTGCGCTGTTAGCCGCCGCCGAAGAGCAGGGCATTCCGGTGGATCTGCTGGCCCTGGGTGATGAACCCTCACTGCGCCGCCTCGGCTACGACTTCATATTGGTTCGCCCAGATCACCACATTGCCTGGAGCGGCACCGCGATGCCTAACGATTGTGCCGGGGTGCTGGCGCGGGTCGCCGGTCACATATCGCCTTAAAAATTACTGCCTAACGACAATAACAGAGGTTCTTATGAAGAAATTGCAATCCTTGATTCCCGCCGTCTGTCTGGCTCTGAGCTGCGCGTTGACCTCAGCCTGTGTATCGGCGGGAGATGTGATGACCGAGCGCAAGTGGGAAGCGCCCAAAGCGCTGTTTGGCACCGACCCTAAAGTCATGGCGGAGATTGTCGCCATGGAGAAGGCTGTTGAGAAGAACTACAACGAAGAATTCATTAAAGACCCGGATAACCCGCTGCGCTACTACGCCGACAGCGAGGATATCAGCTTTATCGACATTCTTGCGCCGGGCCAGTACCACGGCGAAGACGTGCGCAATTGGTTTAACTTCATTGGTCCAAAATTTGTCGGTGACCTGTATTTGAAAAACATGCATGTCTACGCCAAAGGCACCACGGGCTTTGTGTACATGAATCAGATCTACAAGATTCCCGGACCGAACAACACGCCCATTTACTGGGTCATGCGTCAGACCGATGTGGTCGAAAAAATTGATGGCCAGTGGAAAATTTTGCACACCCACTTGTCTTTCGCTGCTGATCCCGTGGATCTCAACCCGGCGACCTGGGTGCTGGATTACGACATGACCCCGCGTGAAATGCCCTGGGTGACCGGCTATGGCGGCTGTGACCCCCAATGCCTGCTGGAAAAGTCGAACCCCCAGGTAGATGAGTCCAAGTAAAAAGGTCCGATCAAAAAAAACCAATAGGGCTTATAGCGTGTTGCTGGTTTCTAAGTGCAGAGCGATTTCGTACTTTGGTAGCTGGCAAGTGAGCCGAAAGAAATAAGAATGCGCGCCGCTGTGCGCGCCTCGATAACGGAGTTACACCTATGGCGGTTGCTTCCCCAAATTTGCAACAAGACTTACCTCTGAGTTTTGATCAGGACGCCGAAGCAGCCGCGATGGCGGCGGCCAAGGCGATGCGTCCCTTGTTGCGTAAACACACCCAGACCCACCATAAAATCGGTGAAATGGTGGCCGAGGTCGTTGCGGCAGTCACCGAGGCCAAATTGCACGGACTATCGGTGCCAAAGCGCTGGGGCGGCGGCAATCTTTCGTCGGTGGGTTTGGCGCGGGTATCGGCAGAGGTGGCGCGGGGCTGTCCGTCAACGGCATGGAGTGTGTCCATCACCAATTCTGTGGCGTGGATGGCTTCGCAAATGAAGGACTCGCTGCAAAAGGCCGTGTTCAGTAAAGGCATTCCGATGATGACCAGTCCCCAGAATGGCGCGGGGACTTTGTCGGAGGTTGAGGGCGGCTACTTGCTTAATGGTCGCTGGGCCTATGGCTCCAACTGCCACCACGCCAAATACGCGCTGCTGCAAGGCATGTTGGGTGAGCAGCCGATTATGTGTCTGGTAGGAATCGACGAAGTCCGGCGGCTCGATACCTGGGATGTGGTGGGTATGCGCGGCTCGGGCTCCGATACCCTGGTAGCTGAAAATGTGTTTGTTCGCACAGACCACACCACCAAGATGGCGGGTGTTTCCAGTGGCGAACCCCATACCTTTACCATGGAGTCCAGCGATTACTGGGTTGCCTTCCCGCTGCTGCGAGCCAAGGCCCTGGGTGTATTGGTTGGCGCCGTAGAGGGTCAGCTGGATGCGGTGGTGGCGGGCAAGGAAAAGCCGGTTCTGTACACCAATTATCCACAACGGCAGGATTCTGGCGCGTATCGGGCATCCATCGGTGAAGCGGCAACCAAGATACGCTCAGCGCGTTGTATTATGGATTCAACCAACAAAATGGTGGACGACGCTGCGCTTGAAGCACGCTATTTCACCGTTGAAGAAAGTCATCATATTCGCGCCGAAGTGGCGCTGGCGATCAAGCTGTTGAGCGATGCCTCCTCCATGTTGATGGACTTAGCCGGGTCGTCCGCCTTCAGCGAGTCGAATCTGTGTCAGCGCTACTGGCTGGATTTCAATGTTGGTTCGCGCCATGTGATTTTTAATCAATGCATAAGCTATGAAGCCTATGGCGATTTTGTTCTCGATCGGGAATTGAGTGTGATGAACCCGCTATTTGTGTAGAGTGCTGTCGGCCAACGGTTAAATAATTGAGCGGCTTCCGCTCGAAAACCTTTGCCAAGCGCTATTAACTAGAAAAATAAACGCAACAATAGATTGGTATTTTTATGGAGCAGAGCATTCCAGCACATGTCCCTCAGGATCGCGTACGGGACGTGGATATATACAATATTCCCGGCGGTGAGGTAGACCCCTTCGCCGCATGGAAAAGCATTAAGGACGCATCCCCGGACATGTTTTATACCCCCCACTACGGTGGCTACTGGGTGGCTAACAGTGCCGAACTGGTGCATCGTATTCTCACCGATACCGAGACTTTTACTTCCCGTCAGGCGGTGCTGGTACCCGATATGCCGCCAGGCACGCCGGATTTTCCGCCCTTGATGACGGATCCGCCGGAGCACCGCGCCTTTCGCCATCCCTACAATATTGCGCTGTCGCCAAGCAAAGTGCCCGAGCTGGGTGATCTCGCCCGTGACGCGATTAACCGCTGTATTGATACGGTTATTGCCCAGGGGGAGTGCGAATTTATGGCCGATGTGGCGCTGCATGTTCCCATCGTGGTGGTGATGAAATTACTTGGCCTGCCCTTTGAAGACCGGGAGCGCCTGATTCCGCTGGTGGATGCGGTGACCCACGGCGACAATCCCCAGGCCCGGGGCGAAGCGGCAATGGGTGTGTTTGCCTACTGCGACGAATGGGTCACTCGCCGTGAACAGGAGCCCGGCGAAGACCTGATTAGCCGCTTTCACCGGATCACCGTGGGCGACCGTCCGGTAAGTCATATGGAAGTCACCGCCTCGGTAACCATCTTGTTGCTGGGTGGTCTGGACTCGGTGTCCCACACCATGGGCTTTATGATGAAGTTTTTGGCCGAGAACCCCGAGCACCGCCGTGAACTGGTTGCCGATCCCAGCAAGATTCCTGTGGCGGTCGACGAAATGCTGCGGCGTTTCTCTATTGTGTCAACGGCGCGCAAAGTGCTCAAAGACGTCGAGCTGGACGGTGTGACCCTGCGGGCAGGTGAGAAAATCATCGTTGAAATGTGTATGCATGCGCTCGACGAACGAGCCTGGGAAGACCCAATGAAGGTTGATTTTGGCCGTTGCCCGAAAAAAGTACCGAGCTTTGGTGAAGGGCCTCACAAGTGCGTGGGCATGAATCTGGCGCGTACCGAGTTGAACGCATTGCTGGAAGAGTGGCTCCGCCGCATTCCGGAGTTTGAAATCAAGGCCGCTGAGAAAGTGGTAACAATGACCGGCCAGAACATCGGGATTCACGCATTGCCGCTGTCGTGGTAAGCGAATTCTGGAAAATAAATTGAACGGTGTGGCCTTGCAGCAAAGGTGGTGGAAACATAATGACAGTATTGATTTTTGAAAATGCTTCTGGTGAGCAGACGCGGGTAGAGGCCACGGCAGGCAATAGCGTAATGGAAACCGCGTTGGCAGCCGGAGTGGATGGCATTCTGGCGGATTGCGGTGGTGGCTGCAGTTGCGCTACCTGTCATTGCTATGTCGACCCGGGCATTTTTCCCGAGGCAGATGGCATTGAACGCGAAATGCTGGAATGCGTGCTGAACCCTCAGCCGCGCAGCCGCTTGAGTTGTCAATTAGTGGTCAGCGAGGCCATGGGTGAGGTAGTTATTCAACTGCCGGAATCTCAAATATAAATCTGGATCAGGGCTCCCGCCTTCGGGCGGGGCACAATAATAACAATCTTGGAGTGTGGTATCGTGGCTCACAATTCGAAATGTGTGATGGCGGGGTTATCCCTTATCTTGGTCAGCCAAGTGGGTGTGGCGCAGGAAGGCGGCGCGGCGCCCCAGAATGAAAAGCGCGCCAACCGAA is part of the Spongiibacter taiwanensis genome and encodes:
- a CDS encoding YybH family protein — translated: MKKLQSLIPAVCLALSCALTSACVSAGDVMTERKWEAPKALFGTDPKVMAEIVAMEKAVEKNYNEEFIKDPDNPLRYYADSEDISFIDILAPGQYHGEDVRNWFNFIGPKFVGDLYLKNMHVYAKGTTGFVYMNQIYKIPGPNNTPIYWVMRQTDVVEKIDGQWKILHTHLSFAADPVDLNPATWVLDYDMTPREMPWVTGYGGCDPQCLLEKSNPQVDESK
- a CDS encoding FAD-dependent monooxygenase → MTNSEKIGPVLIAGGGPVGMTLALELARHGVASTLVERNSTTTRHPKMDLTNGRSMELFRRLGIVDAARAAGVPEDQDLDITYATSATGYLLHRFNYGPPAEFRTRSRELNDGTMTLEPPMRVSQVMLEPVLKAAIDAEPLIDVMFGWAFDSFSQDADGVSSDIVNQNSGERRTLRSQYLAGCDGGGSRVRKIAGIGLEGDFGIVPIYMVHFRSEALDVLAKFGAAYHLQTGVGTLISQNGRDIWTLHAVLPPGSDLDNVDEADLLRRFAGQDFDFEILVANHWTPHQVVADRYREGRVFLAGDAAHQFIPTGGYGMNTGVWDAADLGWKLSAVINGWGGEALLESVEERRKIALQNRDAAASNMGERFAIEGFIQQQREQFDLEAADNQSVRDAISAEIQRIGNAENESYGIEHGYRYIDSPVISYDQPDTLAPVFDRLRVQPSAYPGCRLPHFYLGDGSALYDRLGREFTLITLGTADGSALLAAAEEQGIPVDLLALGDEPSLRRLGYDFILVRPDHHIAWSGTAMPNDCAGVLARVAGHISP
- the aceE gene encoding pyruvate dehydrogenase (acetyl-transferring), homodimeric type codes for the protein MNQAALDIAETLQDVRQDWLESIHYILDAYGEEGVREVLRSVQNHVLSLGVPLNEATLNTPYINSIPLARQPMYPGDIELEKRIENIIRWNAMAMVLQAQDQQSGVGGHIATYTSAATMLEVGFNHFFRCRSEEYGGDLVLVQPHAAPGVYARAFLEGRLSEQQLANFRRELQPGGGLCSYPHPRSMPEFWQMPNASMGLSTPSAIYQARFAKYLEARGLKPANGGKIWCFIGDGEADEPEVMGTINIAARENLDNLVLVVNCNLQRLDGPVRGNGKIIQELERSFRGADWQVIKVIWGSGWDGLLASDRKGVLRRRMEECVDGDYQYFSILPGNVQREHWVENNPELKAMMNTLTDDEIRDIKRGGQDPKKVYAAFDRAGKSSGKPTVILVKTVKGDGMGKAAQGRNTAHQKKNLDESERLECARNYGIPLPEEDARKAAFYLPPEDSPEREYLMRRRQELGGHLPARVVDCPAIEAPSREEFAEFDAGSKGREVSTTMVVVRILSRLLKSKSLGKFIVPIVPDEARTFGMDGLFGQAGIYSPQGQNYTPVDSDSLMVYREAKDGQILQEGICETGAIASFMAAGTAYAVHGVPMIPFYIFYSMFGFQRVGDMIWACGDMMCRGFLLGGTAGRTTLNGEGLQHQDGHSPLLAATVPNMKAYDPAFGFELAVIIRDGIDRMYRQGQNLLYYLTVYNENYPMPAMPDAENIEEGILRGAYCYRRGSGDGARINLLSSGAIMQQALAAAEHLEGLGYAVAIYSVTSFIELSREAEDCDRWNRLHPEAELRRSWLEQLLANEEGVFVSATDYMKSLPNMIAKWIPGPYTTLGTDGYGVSEARPELRRYFEVASADISFAALSALYRQGDIDLVTLEAQRTALDIDTDKFNPVSR
- a CDS encoding acyl-CoA dehydrogenase family protein, coding for MAVASPNLQQDLPLSFDQDAEAAAMAAAKAMRPLLRKHTQTHHKIGEMVAEVVAAVTEAKLHGLSVPKRWGGGNLSSVGLARVSAEVARGCPSTAWSVSITNSVAWMASQMKDSLQKAVFSKGIPMMTSPQNGAGTLSEVEGGYLLNGRWAYGSNCHHAKYALLQGMLGEQPIMCLVGIDEVRRLDTWDVVGMRGSGSDTLVAENVFVRTDHTTKMAGVSSGEPHTFTMESSDYWVAFPLLRAKALGVLVGAVEGQLDAVVAGKEKPVLYTNYPQRQDSGAYRASIGEAATKIRSARCIMDSTNKMVDDAALEARYFTVEESHHIRAEVALAIKLLSDASSMLMDLAGSSAFSESNLCQRYWLDFNVGSRHVIFNQCISYEAYGDFVLDRELSVMNPLFV
- a CDS encoding dihydrolipoamide acetyltransferase family protein — encoded protein: MSNATEIILPALGDSDRITGEIVRLAAVGEALSAGDIFMEVETDKVVVEIPAPSSGVIDSLSVSLGQQVCGGDVVGYLRSEGDAANEETPAADTAEFAERIENDEEAPAPQTPASANPPAMESTAPAAEQAAVAGMQESEPAGELNVYPAGPAARQLARTLGVDLGDITGTGARGRITKEDVIRHTRQRLRQPEAQGVSAAPALPDISRFGEVASRSLSGIGKATARNMTIAWQQIPHAWVQEEIDITELEALRKRFKNESKDNPPLTVTALLCKIVALALTRFPDFNSVLDAQAQQVLQRKYVNIGVAVDTPRGLVVPGIRDAEKKSALSIAIELKQISERAVAGKLTAAELEGNGFTISNLGGLGVSGLFPVVNWPEVAILGVASSRSRCVMDDGAVSNRLIMPVTLGFDHRVINGADAARFLGFLRQCLEEPGLALIVA
- a CDS encoding nuclear transport factor 2 family protein; this translates as MADSTADTRAACEALIFNFAYHIDHHEFDLAIDQFANDAVFERPDGALSGHGEMRSFWSGRSPNHVTRHLCHRPHFLETSTGTARAVTQVTLYQAEKAEGAPIAQVAGPMGIVEFHDTFVRGASGWKIAHRKAVPVLIYTK
- a CDS encoding LeuA family protein; translation: MYDIERLKKQAHFKEGKFWGSPLNFLPENNQGMAGRKVNIHDVTLRDGEQTSNLAFSLSDRLRIAEALNELGVARIEAGMPIISEEVRQGIRKMVDMQLDSEVVGFCRTHRLDVDLAEQCGVKTVIVEHIVNPYMIQQAYGLEKQQVIDNCIDVISYAQEKGLKTSFMGWDMTRCDDPDFLEDVYKQIFESCEPASIILVDTLGCALPRSAGYLVKQFKEWLPTASIEYHNHNEFGLAIGGVVEAVAAGADTVHTSINGLGERTGNAATEEVAMMLEVLAGVDTGLNLNKLMETSILLANLTNQTIPRNKPIVGRGLFDMESGIGVDIMRKFNAIGFTVPEVTAPYAAKMVGQSEGTPVLGKNSGRSTICYFLEKLGLSANDDQIAELTERVKEEGRIQRRLLSESQFRGLCEKIL
- a CDS encoding VOC family protein; this encodes MSTPAQYIRPAYMAHLVIQTRRYQEMINWYATVFQTEPVFESDKLTFVTYDDEHHRFAFLNLPPQCPEDKNPMAPGIAHTAYSYASMNDLVQTYARLKGEGILPRWCINHGITTSFYYADPDGNELEFQYDNFRTPEACKAYFSSEAYFSNPIGKPFEPNVLLSCFEEGMSEADMLAAAEEAADPNALPVV